In Populus alba chromosome 1, ASM523922v2, whole genome shotgun sequence, a single window of DNA contains:
- the LOC118063548 gene encoding malate dehydrogenase, mitochondrial — MLRFIKSLTTSPSSHIVRRGYASEAVPERKVTVLGAAGGIGQPLSLLMKLNPLVSNLALYDIANTPGVAADVSHINTRSEVVGYASDAELGKALEGADVVIIPAGVPRKPGMTRDDLFNINAGIVKGLCEAIAKHCPNALVNMISNPVNSTVPIAAEVFKKAGTYDPKRLFGVTTLDVVRAKTFYAGKAMVPVAEVNVPVVGGHAGITILPLFSQATPKANLSDEVITALTKRTQDGGTEVVEAKAGKGSATLSMAYAGAIFADACLKGLNGVPDVIECSFVQSTVTELPFFASRVRLGKNGVEEVLGLGPLSDFEKEGLEKLKPELKSSIEKGIKFATQ; from the exons ATGTTGAGATTCATCAAATCCCTAACCACCTCCCCATCTTCCCACATCGTCCGCCGTGGCTACGCCTCTGAGGCCGTCCCCGAACGCAAGGTTACCGTCCTCGGTGCCGCCGGAGGAATCGGTCAGCCACTCTCTCTTCTCATGAAACTTAATCCTCTCGTCTCCAACCTCGCTCTCTACGATATCGCTAACACTCCCGGTGTCGCTGCCGATGTCAGCCACATCAACACCAGATCTGAG GTTGTTGGGTATGCAAGTGATGCTGAATTGGGGAAAGCCTTGGAGGGGGCAGATGTTGTAATCATTCCAGCTGGTGTGCCAAGGAAACCTGGAATGACCCGTGATGATCTCTTCAACATCAATGCTGGGATTGTAAAGGGTCTCTGTGAAGCAATTGCTAAGCACTGCCCTAAT GCACTTGTTAATATGATCAGCAACCCAGTGAACTCAACAGTTCCTATTGCCGCTGAGGTTTTTAAGAAAGCAGGAACCTATGACCCGAAAAGGTTGTTTGGTGTGACTACCCTTGATGTTGTTAGGGCCAAAACTTTCTATGCTGGAAAGGCCATGGTGCCAGTTGCAG AGGTTAATGTACCAGTTGTTGGTGGTCATGCAGGCATAACCATTCTCCCACTATTTTCACAA gccACACCAAAAGCCAATTTATCAGATGAAGTGATTACTGCTCTTACAAAGAGAACTCAAGATGGTGGGACAGAAGTTGTGGAAGCAAAGGCTGGAAAGGGCTCTGCAACTTTGTCAATGGC CTATGCAGGAGCCATTTTTGCTGATGCTTGCTTGAAGGGGCTCAATGGAGTTCCAGATGTGATTGAATGTTCATTTGTGCAGTCAACTGTCACTGAACTACCTTTCTTCGCATCCAGG GTGAGGCTTGGAAAGAATGGCGTGGAGGAAGTTCTAGGGTTAGGTCCTCTCTCTGACTTCGAAAAGGAAGGCTTAGAAAAGTTGAAGCCTGAGCTCAAATCATCTATTGAGAAGGGAATCAAATTTGCCACCCAGTAA
- the LOC118063547 gene encoding transcription factor GTE4 isoform X1, which translates to MNSKKKLKQSGGGGKDGGAGKGVVVEFSKDLVKGCGELLGNLMKHQYGWVFNEPVDAKKLKLHDYYKIIKHPMDLGTVKSRLSKNWYKSPKEFAEDVRLTFNNAMKYNEKGQDVHAMADKLLKIFEENWANLKAKTNFDKRGEMGYDASLPTPALKRAPGPRASSPAHGPASKRVPGPRASSPTSGPASASARAPSPASFPQTMPLETKTLDRTDSLTELVHSKMKAAKTVVNQGRTSALNKPKKNETDRGVMTYEEKQKLSIHLQNLPSEKLESVVQIIRKRNPGLFQQEDEIEVDIDSFDNETLWELHGYVTNYQKSMGKNEREPEVAPQGREEAGHKMLGTNMTSATAEAPKELGSVQMTVSASSPVKDHRQGHSMSRSSSSSSSGSDSRSSSSGSDSDSGSGSDAAQ; encoded by the exons aTGAATtcgaagaagaagttgaaacaGTCTGGCGGTGGAGGGAAGGACGGTGGTGCGGGAAAGGGGGTGgtggtggagtttagcaaggatTTGGTTAAAGGGTGTGGGGAGCTGTTAGGGAATTTGATGAAACATCAATATGGATGGGTGTTTAATGAGCCAGTGGATGCAAAGAAGTTGAAGCTGCATGATTATTATAAGATTATTAAGCACCCCATGGACTTAGGGACTGTGAAGAGTAGGTTGAGTAAGAATTGGTACAAGTCGCCAAAGGAGTTTGCTGAGGATGTTAGGTTGACGTTTAATAATGCTATGAAGTATAATGAGAAAGGGCAGGATGTGCATGCTATGGCGGATAAGTTGTTGAAGATTTTTGAGGAGAATTGGGCTAATCTTAAGGCCAAAACTAATTTTGATAAGAGGGGGGAGATGGGATACGATGCTAGCTTGCCAACACCTGCTTTGAAGAGAGCTCCAGGTCCTCGTGCTTCGTCTCCTGCTCACGGTCCTGCTTCAAAGAGAGTTCCAGGTCCTCGTGCTTCATCCCCTACCTCTGGTCCTGCGTCTGCTTCTGCCCGTGCTCCCAGTCCTGCTTCTTTTCCACAGACAATGCCTTTAGAGACAAAAACTTTGGATAGGACAGATTCTTTGACAGAGCTTGTACATTCGAAGATGAAAGCTGCAAAAACTGTTGTCAATCAAGGCAGGACATCAGCGTTGAATAAGCCTAAGAAGAATGAAACTGACAGAGGCGTGATGACATACGAGGAGAAGCAGAAATTGAGTATACACCTGCAGAATTTGCCTTCAGAGAAACTAGAATCAGTTGTCCAGATTATTAGGAAGAGGAATCCTGGGCTTTTCCAACAAGAAGATGAGATTGAAGTGGATATTGATAGTTTTGATAATGAAACACTTTGGGAACTTCATGGTTATGTAACCAATTACCAGAAGAGTATGGGCAAGAATGAGAGAGAACCTGAAGTTGCTCCACAAGGGAGAGAAGAAGCTGGCCATAAAATGCTTGGGACT AATATGACATCTGCTACTGCAGAGGCACCAAAAGAACTTGGATCGG TACAAATGACTGTTTCTGCATCTTCTCCTGTTAAAGATCATAGGCAAGGCCATAGTATGAGCAGATCAAGTAGTTCCAGCAGTTCTGGCAGTGATTCCAGATCCTCTTCAAGCG GCTCTGATAGTGATTCAGGATCTGGGTCAGATGCAGCTCAATGA
- the LOC118063549 gene encoding tRNA dimethylallyltransferase 9 → MIMTEVCGLRTRCLHFLLRSSSSSFCRHGRQFATTTTCSIPVPNKKDKLIVISGPTGSGKTRLALELAKRLNGEIVSADSVQVYRGLDVGSAKPTESERKEVRHHLVDILHPSEDYSVGQFYEDARQATQDILKNGRVPIVTGGTGLYLRWFIYGKPDVPKASPEIASEVYSELAELERTRDWDAAVQLVVKAGDSQAQFLAANDWYRLRRSLEIIKTSGSPPSAFQVPYKSFKDQFDTRLTDSSHDVNSSGDLDYEFICFFLSSPRLDLYKSIDYRCEDMLAGSNGILTEAKWLLDEGLLPNSNSATRAIGYRQAMEYLLRCREDGGSSSAGDFYAFLSEFQKASRNFAKRQMTWFRNEHIYHWLDASKPLEMVLNFVYDAYHDQTGSLVVPESLRMNKDVTSRREVLQLKAYRTKNRHFVSRNDCSDILDWIRTTQGEAMSVV, encoded by the exons ATGATAATGACCGAAGTGTGTGGTCTCCGTACACGCTGCCTACACTTTCTCCTCCgctcttcttcctcctctttctGTCGCCACGGCCGCCAATTCGCCACCACTACAACATGCTCCATTCCTGTACCGAACAAAAAAGACAAGTTAATTGTGATTTCTGGTCCCACTGGATCCGGCAAGACCCGTCTCGCTTTAGAGCTTGCCAAACGCCTTAACGGTGAAATCGTCAGCGCCGACTCCGTCCAG GTATATCGTGGTCTTGATGTAGGATCAGCAAAGCCTACTGAGAGTGAACGAAAG GAAGTCCGGCACCATCTAGTTGACATATTACACCCATCTGAAG ATTATTCAGTTGGGCAATTTTACGAGGATGCAAGACAAGCAACTCAAGATATTCTCAAAAATGGTCGTGTTCCCATAGTCACTGGTGGGACTGGATTGTACCTGCGATG GTTCATATATGGAAAGCCAGATGTTCCTAAAGCCTCACCAGAGATTGCATCTGAAGTATATTCCGAGCTTGCAGAACTTGAGAGGACTAGGGACTGGGATGCTGCTGTGCAGTTGGTGGTCAAAGCAGGTGATTCACAGGCACAGTTTTTGGCTGCCAATGATTGGTATCGGTTGCGGCGTAGCCTTGAGATAATTAAG ACTAGTGGATCTCCTCCATCTGCTTTTCAAGTTCCATACAAGTCTTTCAAGGACCAATTTGATACAAGATTAACAGACAGCTCCCATGATGTGAATTCATCTGGTGATTTGGACTATgagttcatttgttttttcctctcaaGCCCCAGACTTGATCTCTATAAATCAATCGATTACCGATGTGAAGATATGCTTGCAG GGAGCAATGGGATTTTGACTGAAGCCAAATGGCTTCTTGACGAGGGTCTTCTTCCAAACTCCAATTCTGCAACTCGAGCAATCGGTTACAGACAA GCAATGGAGTATCTTTTAAGGTGTCGAGAAGATGGGGGTAGTAGTTCTGCTGGAGATTTTTATGCTTTTCTATCTGAATTTCAGAAAGCATCCCG aaacTTTGCAAAAAGGCAAATGACATGGTTTCGTAATGAGCATATCTATCACTGGCTTGATGCTTCTAAACCTCTG gaaatgGTGCTTAACTTTGTTTATGATGCATACCATGACCAAACCGGAAGCCTTGTTGTGCCTGAATCACTTAGAATGAATAAAGATGTGACTAGCAGACGGGAGGTTCTTCAACTCAAGGCTTATCGCACCAAGAACAG GCATTTTGTTAGTCGTAATGATTGTTCTGATATACTTGACTGGATAAGAACAACTCAAGGCGAAGCAATGAGCGTAGTGTAA
- the LOC118063547 gene encoding transcription factor GTE4 isoform X2: MNSKKKLKQSGGGGKDGGAGKGVVVEFSKDLVKGCGELLGNLMKHQYGWVFNEPVDAKKLKLHDYYKIIKHPMDLGTVKSRLSKNWYKSPKEFAEDVRLTFNNAMKYNEKGQDVHAMADKLLKIFEENWANLKAKTNFDKRGEMGYDASLPTPALKRAPGPRASSPAHGPASKRVPGPRASSPTSGPASASARAPSPASFPQTMPLETKTLDRTDSLTELVHSKMKAAKTVVNQGRTSALNKPKKNETDRGVMTYEEKQKLSIHLQNLPSEKLESVVQIIRKRNPGLFQQEDEIEVDIDSFDNETLWELHGYVTNYQKSMGKNEREPEVAPQGREEAGHKMLGTNMTSATAEAPKELGSDHRQGHSMSRSSSSSSSGSDSRSSSSGSDSDSGSGSDAAQ; the protein is encoded by the exons aTGAATtcgaagaagaagttgaaacaGTCTGGCGGTGGAGGGAAGGACGGTGGTGCGGGAAAGGGGGTGgtggtggagtttagcaaggatTTGGTTAAAGGGTGTGGGGAGCTGTTAGGGAATTTGATGAAACATCAATATGGATGGGTGTTTAATGAGCCAGTGGATGCAAAGAAGTTGAAGCTGCATGATTATTATAAGATTATTAAGCACCCCATGGACTTAGGGACTGTGAAGAGTAGGTTGAGTAAGAATTGGTACAAGTCGCCAAAGGAGTTTGCTGAGGATGTTAGGTTGACGTTTAATAATGCTATGAAGTATAATGAGAAAGGGCAGGATGTGCATGCTATGGCGGATAAGTTGTTGAAGATTTTTGAGGAGAATTGGGCTAATCTTAAGGCCAAAACTAATTTTGATAAGAGGGGGGAGATGGGATACGATGCTAGCTTGCCAACACCTGCTTTGAAGAGAGCTCCAGGTCCTCGTGCTTCGTCTCCTGCTCACGGTCCTGCTTCAAAGAGAGTTCCAGGTCCTCGTGCTTCATCCCCTACCTCTGGTCCTGCGTCTGCTTCTGCCCGTGCTCCCAGTCCTGCTTCTTTTCCACAGACAATGCCTTTAGAGACAAAAACTTTGGATAGGACAGATTCTTTGACAGAGCTTGTACATTCGAAGATGAAAGCTGCAAAAACTGTTGTCAATCAAGGCAGGACATCAGCGTTGAATAAGCCTAAGAAGAATGAAACTGACAGAGGCGTGATGACATACGAGGAGAAGCAGAAATTGAGTATACACCTGCAGAATTTGCCTTCAGAGAAACTAGAATCAGTTGTCCAGATTATTAGGAAGAGGAATCCTGGGCTTTTCCAACAAGAAGATGAGATTGAAGTGGATATTGATAGTTTTGATAATGAAACACTTTGGGAACTTCATGGTTATGTAACCAATTACCAGAAGAGTATGGGCAAGAATGAGAGAGAACCTGAAGTTGCTCCACAAGGGAGAGAAGAAGCTGGCCATAAAATGCTTGGGACT AATATGACATCTGCTACTGCAGAGGCACCAAAAGAACTTGGATCGG ATCATAGGCAAGGCCATAGTATGAGCAGATCAAGTAGTTCCAGCAGTTCTGGCAGTGATTCCAGATCCTCTTCAAGCG GCTCTGATAGTGATTCAGGATCTGGGTCAGATGCAGCTCAATGA